The genomic interval ATGTCTCCCGCCCCATTGTGCGCGAGGCGCTCTCGCGGCTGGGCACCGACGGGCTCATCTATTCCAAACGCGGCATTGGTTCTTTTGTGGCGACCAAGCCCTCCAAGCGGCTGACAGACTTTGCCAATGCGTTCGATCTGTCCCGCTTTATCCGGTCCTTTGAGCCACGCATCGTTCTGGAAGTGGAAGCGGTGCGGTTGGCCGCGACCCGGCGTACACGGGCCGAAGTGGAGGAAATAGCAGAAAGCGTCGAGGCTCTCGACAAGGCGATTGCCAAGGGGGAGTTGGGTCAGAAGGAAGACATGGCCTTTCACGATGCCATTGCACGGGCCTCACACAATGATTTCTTTGTCGATCTGCTCACCGATCTGCGTGCTCCAGTGATGGAAACCATGAATATCGGCCTAGAGCTGGCCCGCGAGGCCGCGCCGACCCGACGCTTGCGTATTATCGAAGAGCATTCGCGCATTCGCGATGCGATCGATACCAAGGATGGCGACACGGCAGCAGGCTACATGAAATATCACCTGCTTCAGGCGCGCGCTGCCATGCTGGATGCCCATCACCTCGAAAGCCGCCTAAGCAGCTTTGAGGAAGAGTGACAAGGCCGGAGTTCTGGGGAGGGGCTAGTGCTGGGGCTTTGGCGCCATGGCCGCTCTTAGCGCGTATGCTGCTTGATGATGTCCTTGACCCGCTGAATGGCATCTTCGCTCTTCTTGCTGTTGTGCCACAGGTCAGACGTCACCTTCTGATGCATTTCTACAGATTCGTGGGCTGAGGTGATGGTGCCAACGCCCACCCGGATATTGGCATAGAGGCCCAGACGGAACGGGCTCATGGCGACCACGGAGCTGGGACCATTCTTCAGAATCTGGAAGCTGGCACCCGGCAGGGAATCCTCCACCAGTCCGATTTGCACGCCCATGGGCTGGTCAATCATCATGCGCAAGACATTCTCTGCTTCGATCATTGCTGCTTCTCTGCGCTGGGCCACCTCATCCTCGGGCAGGCCATATTTGCCAACAAGGCCTGTAACCAGCATTTGCTCCAGCTCCAGAGCAGAGACGAGGCTCACAATGCTTGGCCTGCGATAGAGGTAGGCCTCTTTGCGCTGATAGAGGATTTCCAGAATCTGGTCGATCTCTTCATCAAGGCTGTGTTGATTCGGGGCGGCTTCGGGAACGCTTTCATGCAATAGTTGCTTGAGCAGCGAGTCGAAATTCTCTGTTGTGAGCAGAAAGGCCACGGGGCCGAACAGAGCTGTGATCTGGTCCGCGACCGCTTCAATCTGCCGCATCCGCTCGAAAAACTCTTTGGCCGAGCCAATGAACTCCGAGCCGACACCGAAGAGAGAGGCAATCGACACATCAAAAAAGTCGGCAATCTTGCCCAGCGCGTCAACCCGGATAGGGTTGCCGGCCTCATAGCGATAGATGGCGGCGCGAGACAAGCCCGTGGCGGATGCGACTTCTTCAGGTGTTAATCCCTTGCCAACACGAACCAATCTCAGCCGATCACCAATATCAAGAGCCGTTTCGTACTGCTTTGCCATGCATACGTCTTTCTAACTTACTGAATAGTCCGCAATAGCCTTACATTAAAGCCATTGCAATTTGAAGAGACCACAGGCCTGGCGGTTGACGCCCGCCCTCTGGCCGTTCGGGAGAAGACGAAAGCGAGGTTAGCACGCAGAAGGCGGTTATGCAAAAATTCGCACGCATCGCAAAGGTGTTGCGAATATTCTCAAATTTGAGAATATTCTTGACATGGAGAATGGGGCATGGAAAACATAGCAAAAGCGACGCTCTTCATTTCTCACCAAGGCCCCCTTCCAGCTTGAGACCGTCGCACCAAAGAGAACGCGGGAGAACTGCATTGATTAAAATAGAACAGCTCAGCAAGATATATGGGCAAGGAGACGATCAGGTTGTGGCGCTGGAGCCTTTGGACCAGCAGATCAATGAAGGCGAATTCGTCTCTATCATCGGCCCGTCTGGTTGCGGAAAATCGACTCTCCTGCGCTTGATTGCCAGTCTGGAAGCTCCCTCTTCGGGGAGCGTGACGCTGGAAACTGCCAATCTGAAACGGCCTGTCGGCTTTGTTTTTCAGGATGCGGTGTTGCTACCCTGGAAAACCGTTGCTGAGAATATCCGTTTTCCGCTGGACACGACCGGTGTTTCGCGCAAGCAGGCCAACGAAAAAGTAGCTGAGCTTGTTGAACTGGTTGGTCTCAAGGGCTTTGAGAAATCCCTGCCCAAACAGCTGT from uncultured Cohaesibacter sp. carries:
- a CDS encoding FadR/GntR family transcriptional regulator, whose amino-acid sequence is MAKIPVMPARKQKLSDTIYAHILSQITAGEYSSGDKLPSEAELSSTFHVSRPIVREALSRLGTDGLIYSKRGIGSFVATKPSKRLTDFANAFDLSRFIRSFEPRIVLEVEAVRLAATRRTRAEVEEIAESVEALDKAIAKGELGQKEDMAFHDAIARASHNDFFVDLLTDLRAPVMETMNIGLELAREAAPTRRLRIIEEHSRIRDAIDTKDGDTAAGYMKYHLLQARAAMLDAHHLESRLSSFEEE
- a CDS encoding helix-turn-helix transcriptional regulator, translating into MAKQYETALDIGDRLRLVRVGKGLTPEEVASATGLSRAAIYRYEAGNPIRVDALGKIADFFDVSIASLFGVGSEFIGSAKEFFERMRQIEAVADQITALFGPVAFLLTTENFDSLLKQLLHESVPEAAPNQHSLDEEIDQILEILYQRKEAYLYRRPSIVSLVSALELEQMLVTGLVGKYGLPEDEVAQRREAAMIEAENVLRMMIDQPMGVQIGLVEDSLPGASFQILKNGPSSVVAMSPFRLGLYANIRVGVGTITSAHESVEMHQKVTSDLWHNSKKSEDAIQRVKDIIKQHTR
- a CDS encoding ABC transporter ATP-binding protein, translating into MIKIEQLSKIYGQGDDQVVALEPLDQQINEGEFVSIIGPSGCGKSTLLRLIASLEAPSSGSVTLETANLKRPVGFVFQDAVLLPWKTVAENIRFPLDTTGVSRKQANEKVAELVELVGLKGFEKSLPKQLSGGMRQRAAIARALADDPPILLMDEPFSAVDLLTRETLNDELSRIWQKTGKTILLVTHSVEEAAYLGSRVMVMSPRPGRLKATYDVDLVQPRGEQTKRDPKFLDLVSELRTLMREMTS